A stretch of DNA from Limnohabitans sp. MORI2:
ACGCATGGCCTTGCCCCGTCATTCCATTTGCGGTGAACGTGGTGCAATACCCAGTGCCCAGCGGTCAGCGTTGTTTCAACCTTGGCCAAGCCATTCGCAAAGCGGTGGAGAGCTACGACGAAGACCTGAACATTCACATCTGGGGCACAGGCGGCATGAGCCACCAGTTGCAAGGTGCGCGTGCGGGCTTGATCAACCGCGAGTGGGACAACAACTGGCTCGACTTGATGATCAACGATCCCGTGGCGTGTGCCAATGTGCCCCATATCGACTACGTGCGTGAAGCGGGTAGCGAAGGCATTGAGTTGGTCATGTGGCTCATCGCACGCGGCGCGATGGCCGATGTGAACAACGGCAAGGTCACAGGCCCAGCGCCTAAACTGACGCACCGCTTCTACCATGTGCCTGCTTCGAACACCGCAGTGGGCCACGCTATTCTTGAGAACGCATAAGAGGACCATCATGAGCAAAACCATCAAAGTCGCCTTGGCTGGCGCAGGTGCTTTCGGCATCAAACACTTGGACGGCATCAAAAACATCGACGGCGTGGAAGTCGTCTCATTGATCAGTCGTGATTTGGAAAAAACCAAAGAAGTCGCAGACAAATACGGCATCAAGCACATCACCACCGACCTGGCTGACAGCTTGGCATTGCCAGAAGTCGATGCTGTCATCTTGTGCACACCCACCCAAATGCACGCCGCGCAAAGCTTGGCTTGTTTGAAAGCTGGTAAACACGTGCAAGTGGAAATCCCCTTGGCCGACAGCTGGAAAGACGCGGAAGAAGTGGTGCGCGTGGCCAAAGAAAAAGGCTTGGTGGCGATGTGCGGGCACACCCGCCGCTTCAACCCCAGCCACCAATGGGTGCACAACAAAATCAAAGCAGGCGAATTCAACATCCAACAAATGGATGTGCAAACCTACTTCTTCCGTCGCACCAACATGAACGCCTTGGGCCAGCCCCGCAGCTGGACCGACCACTTGCTGTGGCACCACGCTGCACACACCGTGGACTTGTTTGCTTACCAAGCAGGTAGCCCCATCGTCAAGGCCAACGCCGTGCAAGGCCCCATCCACAAAG
This window harbors:
- a CDS encoding class III extradiol dioxygenase subunit beta, encoding MARITASVYTSHVPAIGAAMDLGKTHEDYWKPLFAGYDFSKQWMKDNKPDVIFLVYNDHATAFSLDMIPTFAIGTAAEYKPADEGYGARPVPVVKGHPELASHIAQAVIQQDFDLTIVNKMDVDHGLTVPLSLMCGEKDPVKDAWPCPVIPFAVNVVQYPVPSGQRCFNLGQAIRKAVESYDEDLNIHIWGTGGMSHQLQGARAGLINREWDNNWLDLMINDPVACANVPHIDYVREAGSEGIELVMWLIARGAMADVNNGKVTGPAPKLTHRFYHVPASNTAVGHAILENA
- a CDS encoding Gfo/Idh/MocA family oxidoreductase, translated to MSKTIKVALAGAGAFGIKHLDGIKNIDGVEVVSLISRDLEKTKEVADKYGIKHITTDLADSLALPEVDAVILCTPTQMHAAQSLACLKAGKHVQVEIPLADSWKDAEEVVRVAKEKGLVAMCGHTRRFNPSHQWVHNKIKAGEFNIQQMDVQTYFFRRTNMNALGQPRSWTDHLLWHHAAHTVDLFAYQAGSPIVKANAVQGPIHKDLGIAMDMSIQLQAANGAICTLSLSFNNDGPLGTYFRYIGDTGTYLARYDDLYTGKEEQIDVSKVAVSMNGIELQDREFFAAIKEGREPNSSVAQVLPCYKVLHELELQLNA